A single Anopheles arabiensis isolate DONGOLA chromosome 2, AaraD3, whole genome shotgun sequence DNA region contains:
- the LOC120895941 gene encoding uncharacterized protein LOC120895941, protein MLKFVTICCLLGWAGWAAGQEIPPYIKQCRRSDPGLTDCLKEALQHLRPYLSSGIPEIKLPSVEPFVMDQLSLQLTGGPQGYRINLKNMEVFGASNFTVRSIKLADGSKPFETRLTIPRLTIHAKYTSSGVLIIIPASGSGDFDAVFDGVTADVKGLVSTNEKPTGMHLRVEKLDLNLSIKKPRLSVSKIFNNNRILTEATNLFLKENGHEVLRALQPQLQKKLSSEFTGIANQLLDNVPIHFFIVD, encoded by the exons ATGCTGAAGTTTGTGACCATTTGCTGCCTGCTGGGCTGGGCCGGCTGGGCCGCTGGGCAGGAAATTC CGCCGTACATCAAACAGTGTCGCCGTTCCGATCCCGGCCTGACCGACTGCCTGAAGGAAGCGCTGCAGCATCTGCGCCCCTATCTGTCCAGCGGCATCCCCGAGATAAAG CTACCCTCGGTCGAGCCGTTCGTGATGGATCAGCTGTCGCTGCAGCTCACCGGTGGACCTCAAGGATATCGGATCAACCTGAAAAACATGGAAGTGTTTGGCGCTAGCAATTTTACCGTCCGGTCGATCAA ATTGGCTGACGGCAGCAAACCATTCGAGACCCGGCTGACCATTCCCCGGCTAACGATTCACGCCAAGTACACCAGCAGCGGTGTGCTGATCATCATCCCCGCCAGCGGATCCGGTGACTTCGATGCCGTGTTCGATGGTGTCACCGCCGACGTTAAGGGACTCGTATCAACGAACGAGAAACCGACCGGCATGCATCTGCGCGTCGAAAAGCTCGATCTGAACCTGTCGATCAAGAAGCCGCGCCTCAGCGTTTCGAAGATCTTCAACAACAATCGCATTCTGA CCGAAGCGACGAACCTGTTCCTGAAGGAAAATGGCCACGAGGTCCTGCGTGCCCTGCAGCCGCAGCTGCAGAAGAAGCTGTCGTCCGAATTCACCGGCATCGCTAACCAGCTGCTGGACAACGTTCCCATTCACTTCTTCATCGTAGACTAA
- the LOC120897564 gene encoding protein takeout has translation MATSVTPARSLTLTLMLTIFLRAVLSQDIPYYMHRCERDAADVNDCLRYAANKLASFIRRGIPEIGIVDVEPVVVDEISIALGSGPDGYRASFRNIEAYGVSNLSIVNVRSDIDSMQFQMTIEIPKIKATAQYQSSGVLLLLQASGAGEYWGEYEGVKAKTYFKATPYQGDDGMTYLTVDQTKMDFSVKEIKMGVENIANQNAIIHAAMNLFINTNAQELLKEMKPQLRTKLTEHLQSFLQQLFDRIPVEQWLD, from the exons ATGGCGACCAGCGTAACCCCGGCCCGTTCGTTGACTTTGACGCTGATGCTGACCATCTTCCTGCGGGCAGTGCTCTCCCAAGACATAC CGTACTATATGCACCGCTGTGAACGGGATGCGGCCGACGTGAACGATTGTCTGCGGTACGCCGCGAACAAGCTGGCCAGCTTCATACGGCGAGGAATTCCGGAGATCGGTATCGTTGAT GTGGAACCGGTCGTGGTGGATGAGATCAGCATTGCGCTCGGCAGCGGTCCCGATGGGTATCGGGCCAGCTTCCGCAACATCGAGGCGTACGGCGTAAGCAACCTGTCGATCGTGAACGTGCGCTCCGACATCGACTCGATGCAGTTCCAGATGACGATCGAGATCCCGAAAATCAAAGCCACGGCCCAGTACCAATCGTccggtgtgctgctgctgctgcaggcgtCCGGTGCCGGCGAGTACTGGGGAGAGTATG aGGGCGTTAAGGCAAAAACTTACTTCAAGGCGACCCCGTACCAGGGAGACGATGGCATGACCTACCTAACGGTCGACCAGACCAAGATGGACTTTAGCGTGAAGGAGATCAAAATGGGCGTAGAAAACATCGCCAACCAGAACGCCATTATTC ATGCCGCCATGAATCTGTTCATCAACACGAACGCCCAGGAGCTGCTGAAGGAGATGAAGCCCCAGCTGCGGACGAAACTGACCGAGCATTTGCAATCCTTCCTGCAGCAGCTGTTCGATCGCATTCCGGTGGAGCAGTGGTTGGACTAG